A single Cottoperca gobio chromosome 5, fCotGob3.1, whole genome shotgun sequence DNA region contains:
- the abraa gene encoding actin-binding Rho-activating protein codes for MSTGGTTTISPKEPQAFKRAVRKIKCAAMVANLAKSWQGWATEHSGAQDAIPSGWMPASVEAVDIKEHNHEVKLTLTPRVIAADISDTGDTSGSKIRTGSVTKTVQPKRSECSSSVVVNAIRGKMEAGPDESKPFLGNESPTRRRQMRALQNGGGGAIQDRKLLLQEKKLGSRSSSVDTEDSGLGEEAALSDNSESKTELGVIQTKKQTNRPKIKITTTNDIKSRWQQWSVQHMEGQKLNPFSEDFDHEYAMAQRVRKGESGYGRPKDGSKTAERGDRAQKHIHREMEEMVWLIRDMGFKDKEGRTIITFGRLFDRYVKISDKVVGIVLRCRKHKMLDFEGEMLWKGQDDGVIITLRD; via the exons ATGAGTACCGGTGGGACTACCACTATTTCCCCAAAGGAGCCTCAGGCTTTCAAGCGGGCGGTACGGAAGATTAAATGTGCCGCAATGGTGGCCAACTTGGCCAAGAGCTGGCAGGGCTGGGCCACTGAGCACTCCGGTGCGCAGGACGCCATCCCGAGCGGCTGGATGCCAGCATCTGTTGAAGCGGTGGATATAAAAGAGCACAACCATGAGGTCAAACTTACTCTAACCCCGCGTGTAATCGCAGCTGACATCAGTGACACCGGTGACACAAGTGGGAGTAAGATCCGGACCGGTTCTGTAACCAAGACTGTGCAGCCAAAACGCAGCGAGTGCAGCAGCAGCGTTGTGGTCAACGCCATCCGAGGCAAGATGGAGGCGGGTCCCGATGAGAGCAAGCCGTTCCTGGGCAATGAGTCACCGACACGGCGGCGCCAGATGAGGGCTCTGCAGAACGGCGGAGGGGGAGCGATCCAAGACAGGAAGCTTTTGCTCCAAGAGAAGAAGCTGGGGTCAAGGAGCAGTAGCGTTGACACTGAGGACAGCGGGCTGGGAGAGGAGGCCGCGCTCAGCGACAACAGCGAATCAAAAACTGAGCTGGGCGTCATCCAGACCAAGAAACAGACCAACAGGCCCAAG ATCAAGATTACCACTACGAATGACATCAAAAGCCGCTGGCAGCAGTGGTCTGTGCAGCACATGGAGGGCCAGAAGCTCAACCCCTTCAGCGAGGATTTTGACCACGAGTATGCCATGGCCCAGCGCGTCCGCAAGGGCGAGTCCGGCTACGGTCGACCCAAAGACGGTTCCAAGACGGCCGAGAGAGGCGACAGGGCCCAGAAACACATCCacagggagatggaggagatggTGTGGCTTATCAGAGACATGGGCTTCAAGGACAAGGAGGGGAGGACCATCATTACCTTCGGCCGGCTCTTTGACCGCTACGTGAAGATCTCAGATAAAGTGGTGGGCATCGTTCTGCGCTGCCGCAAACACAAGATGCTGGACTTTGAAGGGGAGATGCTGTGGAAAGGACAGGACGATGGTGTCATCATTACACTGAGGGACTGA